Part of the Methanobacterium paludis genome is shown below.
AATGGTTTTAGACATCAATACACCCCATGTATTAATTAATTTTTTCTTATTTGTTTATCTATACTTCCCATTCGTTTCATTCACATATTAAATTTTGCTTTTTACGTATATAATATCACATTTTAGGAATAAAATTAAATCAGAACGTGTCAAATTAATAAAAATTTAGTTAAATTACAGAACAAATAGAAAACAAATAGAATATTTTGAGAAGATATGATTAAGAAAATTCCAAAAACCATAAGGTAGTAAACCTATTACAGGCTATTTAAATGAATCTGGAAGAAAGATTTTGGGAAGTAGATTTACTGCGCGGATTCGCCATCGTAATGATGATCACATACCACATGATCTATGATCTGACCTACTTTGGTGCATATGATTTTAACATATATTCTGGATTTTTATGGTATTTTGCACGTATTACAGCATTTATCTTCATATTTCTTGTGGGGGTTTCCCTGAAACTTAGCTATTCAAGGTCAGAAGAGTTGCATCTTTACACCAGAGACAGGGATTTATTTGTGAAATACCTGAAGCGGGGTCTTAAAATATTTGTTCTGGGCCTTGGAATAACCATGGTGACCTGGATATTCATAAGGGGAGACTTTATAATATTTGGGGTTCTGCACTTCATTGGAATAGCCATAATCCTGGAAGCTCTCCTTATAAAAAGGGGTTACACCAACCTTTTGGTGGGGGTGGTGTTGGTGGCTGCAGGATTGTACCTTCAAAATTTCACATTCGATTTCAACTGGCTTTTGTGGCTTGGATTTATACCTCAAAACCTTCAAACAGTTGACTATTTCCCTCTCCTTCCATGGCTGGGTGTGGTTTCTCTGGGGCTTTTTTCTGGAGGAATTCTGTATAAAAACTACAAAAGAAGGTTTAAAATTCCAAATCTATCCCGATTTTACCCAACGCGTTTGTTCTGTTTTCTGGGCCGAAATTCCCTTTTAATTTATCTGGTGCATCAACCAATTTTGATAATTATTCTTTATTTTTTGGGAGTTTTGAAGTTGGGCTACCTATTTTAAGTATTAGAAATGGGTTAAACCTTTTTTTGTAGGCTTTAGTAATGTATATTCCTAAAAATTGATGAACCAAAAAAAATTAAATATCATTTCTGTATAAAAATTTCAATAAATTCCAGTCTTTAAGCCTTAAGAGCTGTGACCAACCCTAATCTAAAATAACTACTGAAATAGATATTCATGAAACATGGGATAGAACATTCTTTAATAATAGGAAGTTCAACAAAAATGGAAGATGAAAAGGAGAGAATACAGGTTTTGAAAAAATTTAAGGTTTACAGAAAATCCCTTAAAAATAGCGAAGCTGAGCTCCTTGAAAAACTCCAAAACTTCCAAAAGGACATAAATACTGGTGAAAAAAGTTTTAAAGAATTTGAGGAAGATAAAAACCATTTAAAACCTTTAAATCATGATGATGCAGGTGAAGTTTACATTATATCCCGGATAAAGATTGCAAGGGCCATTCCCCAAGTTCTGGACCGGCACATCATCATGCTGGAGGAGGATGAGGATCTGGACCGCATCATGGTATCATTCGAGTACCAGGTTTACAGGGTTAAAAAAGATATTTACGGGAATATGGGTGATTGGGAAGTTCTTTTAAATTTCATACCTGAAGACAAACGGTTCCAGATTCAAAAAGATCCTAAGGGGCCGGTGGATTTTATTTTAAAGGATTTAATCTGGCTAAGGGAGTATGAAAAGGTATTGGAAGATATTGGATTTTCGGGGGGATCATTAGTGACCCCAGATCAAGATCATGACAAATTCTAACATGGATGAAATTAAATATAAAAGTGCAATAAAACAAATTGAACTTAGATAAAATTTAAACATCAAGATCATTTTTTAATGGGAAAAATTTAGCAAAGACCACTAACATCTTGTTGGTGTCCAATTAAGGTGCGACCATGAAAGTTTCAGATAAGTCAGAATCAATTAAAAATCATGAAATCACGGCATTAGAGAATATTCAAAATTCTCTTTATAAAATAGAGAAGGATAATTCCAGTATAAACGCCTTTTTAGAGGTAAAAGAAGGGGAAGCCATTGAACTTGCCGAGAAAATAGACTCCAGAATAAAAAATGGTGAAAAGGTTGGAAAACTTGCAGGCTTGGTCATAGGAGTGAAAAGCAACATAAATGTGGAGGACTTCCATATAAATGCAGCCTCTCACACCCTTGAAAATTACCTTGGAAGCTACGACGCCACAGTCGTAAAGAGAATAAAGGAAGAAGATGGAATAATCGTTGGCATGACCAACATGGATGAATTTGCAGCAGGAAGCTCCACAGAAACCTCTTACTTCGGACACACCGAGAACCCTGCAGCACCAGGCAGAATCCCTGGAGGTTCAAGCGGAGGTAGCGCAGCTGCAGTGGCTGCAGGCATGTGTGACTTGAGCATAGGTTCTGACACAGGAGGTTCCATAAGAAACCCAGCATCACACTGCGGGGTTATGGGATTTAAACCTACCTACGGTGCAGTTTCAAGGCAGGGTCTTTTGGACCTTTCAATGAGTTTTGATCAGATAGGACCATTCTCACAGGATGCAAGCGGAATTGCCACCATGCTTGATGTTATTGCAGGATACGACCCAACAGAGTGCACAACAATTGACTGGAAGGTCCCAAGTTTCGTGGATGCTGTTGGTGAAACCCAGAAATCCCAAACTCCACTAAAAGGAATGAAGTTGGGGATAGTAAAACAGTTCCTTGAGGTATCCGATGACAAGATCGTCAATATAATTGAAGGATCGCTCGATAAAATGAGGGACATGGGTGCAGAAATAGTTGAATTAAGCTTCGATCAAATTGATTTATGCTTACCTACCTACTACCTGATAAACTACGTTGAGTTTTTCTCAGCGACCCGTAAGTACGACGGCAGAAAGTATGGCTACAGGATCGAGGAATCCTGCGGTGAAGAGGTACTTCGAAGGATCCACATGGGTTCTTACATAAGTCAGAAGGAGTTAAGTGGAAAGTATTACAAAAAAGCTCTCCAAGCAAGGTCTTTAATTAGAAAGGAGATGAACAAGCTCCTTGATGGTGTGGATGCCATAGTTGGGCCAACAGTTCCAAAACTACCCCACAAAATTGGAACATCACTGGAACCAATGGAAATGTACGCCTATGATGTTCTAACCGTCATAGCAAACCTTGCAGGAATCCCAGCAGCCAGCACTCCTGCTGGAAATGTTGGGGGAGTGCCTGTCGGACTTCAAATACAGGCCAAACCACTCGATGATGTTAAGATCCTTGAGATAATGGCGGCTTTTGAACAAGGGGAGTTATAAAACTTCCATCCTTTTTTTTATAAACATGGCTGATTTTTAATTTATTTTTTCGTTAATCACTAATAGATTAAAATTTGAATAAATGAAAAAATAGAAAGCAACTGGATTAACCGTCCAGTTATCTGACTATTTTCTGTAAATCTGTAGAAGAGTCTCTTTGAATTGTCCGAAAAGGTTAAATTGGATTGCCAAGTTTCACTAGAATAAACAAAAATTCAGTGTGTAAAAACATTTATCAATTAACACGCAAAGATTAAAGATTAAAATGAAAAAAATAGGATTTCTTTACGTAAAAGGAGCTTTACCTGGATTTGAAGATTTTGGGAAGCTGCCAACACATCTCGTTAAAAACAATGGCCTTGTAAATGGTAACAAAGCCCATAAGGAATTGGACGGTCTGATAATTCCAGGCGGCAGCATAATAGAATCCCAAAGTGTTGGTGAGGATTTAAAGCGTGAGATACTGAAGATGGAATCAGAAGGCAAATTCATCTTTGGAATGTGCTCAGGGTTCCAGTTACTTGCAAACAAGACAGATATCGGCAGAAAATCTCCATGTCCCATTGAAAAAGAAGGTTTAAAACTTCTTGACGTTTCTTTCAGCCCAATGATAGGTACAGACAGGGTTGAAGCTGGAGTGGTTGACGGTTCCTTTTTAACAGATGGAATGATTGGCCAGAAGGTAACAGGTTTTCACTGCCACACCTACGGCAAGATCACTGGAGATGCCAAACCCATTCTTCGATCCATGGTTAAAAGAACAGATTACACAGATAACCAGCGAAAGATACTTTCAGGTGTTCGAAACGATGAAGGTAACGTTGTAGGGGTCATGGTTCATGGGGCACTAGATTATAATCCTGCATTGGTTCAAAACATCTTAAATTTCATTGATGCGGATGAGAAGGATGTTTCAGATATTCAAAGTGCAAATAAAAATCTTTTAAACGAAATAAAAGGTGAAATTGGTATAGGTACTGGTATCAGTCCGGATTGTAATTTTCAGGGCCCTTTAAAGAGTGTAAAGGCTGCAGAAAGTACGGGAAATATCATGAATGTAGATCGAATCAGTACTTTGAATGGAATCAGTACTTTAGATCGAACCAGTACTGTAGATCCAAATCCTGAAACTCCCAAGGCCATAATGATGGTAGCTACAGGATCAGATTCTGGTAAAACATTCCTCACAACGGGAATTGTGGGAGTTTTAAGGAAAAGAGGTTACAGGATCTGTGTTTTGAAGGTTGGGCCTGATATAAGGGATATAGTGCCGTCGCTTTACCTCAGCAAGGAAAAAATGGAGACATTCTCATCCATAAAAATCGGGGGGCTGGGCTGGAAGAACATCGAAGACATCCTAAAAGATATCAAATCCCAGGGATACGACCTTATTATTGTTGAAGGGGTTATGAGTGTATTCACTGGATTGTTAAACGAGAAAACACCCTTTTCATCTGCAGAAATTGCAAAGGCCTCAAACATGCCAGTTATGCTTGTATCTGCGTGTAACAAGGGCGGGATTGAAACTGCAGCTGTAGATATCGTTGGTCACGTTGAAATGATGGATAAAATAGGGTTAAAAATTAGGGGCGTCATTTTGAACAAGGTCTATGATGAAAAAATAGCAGAATCTGCAGCTTCTTTTATAAGAAAAAGGACTGGACTGGATTTTGTTGGGGCGGTGCCGAAGGTCAAGCTCACAGAGAGGGGCAACGTACCTGAGGTTGAGATAAAACTTGAGGAATTCTGTTTCAACGCCATAAAAACCGTTGAAAAATATCTTGATGTGGATGAGATAGTTTCAATGGCCGAAAAACCTGAATTTGGGGGCTATTCAAGTTATAAAACTATTCTGGATACCTTTTCATGATTTTTCTGTGTGGGGACTTTCATAAAAAATTTAAGTAGTTTACCTTCTTATTTAACTTTAATTCTTGTTATTTAACCTTTATTTTTATTAAAAACTGATTAACACGCTATTTATTTGATTAAATAATCATTAAAATCATATTCTCGATTAAAGTCATATCATCAATTGAAATTATATCATCAATTGAAATTATATCATCAATTGAAATTATATCATCAATTGAAATTATATCATCAATTGAAATTATATCATCAATTGAAATTATATCATCAATTGAAATTTTATAGCATCGATTGAAATTTTATAGCATCGATTGAAATGCACAGGTTGGTAACGGTTTTTTACAGATAACAATTTTTTTATATTTCCTGTTTAAATTGGATTAAAGTGAAGAAACTTCAAAAAGTAGAAAAATTAAAGAGAAAAAGAATTTTAAAAGAGAAAAAGAATTTAGAAAAATTTACCTGAAATCCATCTAAAAGCTATTTACTGAATCTAGAATTTACTTAGAATCTAGAAACTCATGGTAAGCTTCTACAACTTCTGCACCGCTTAAGAAAGCGAGACCATGTTCTTCAGCATATTTTTTGGTGTCCTTGGTCTGCATTGAGTTACCTGTAACATCGTCCATCATTTCACAGCACACAGCAACTTCTGTAAGGCCGCACATCTCTGTCAAGGCGATACACATCTCTGTATGGCCTCTCCTGTTTAGAACATGACCTTCAGCAGCTCTTAAGAGTGTTACATGTCCTGGGGCACGGAAATATTTGCCAAATTCGGCTTGTTTGCCATTTTTACAGAGTAATGCAAGCTCTTTTATGGTCATGGCCCTGTCGTTGTCTGTTATTCCCGTGAAACTGCTTCTGTGGTTAACTGTTATTGAAAATGCTGATTTTTCATCGTAGGGTATGTCGTTGGGGGTTAATTCTCCCAGAGCAGGATACTTCTTGCTTGCAATATCCATTATATCTGTCATAAAGGGAATTCCAAGAGCATCAGAATTTTGAGCAGATAAAGGGGTACAAACAAGTCCTCCTGCATCGTTTCTAATGGTTGACATGTGCTCTGGTGTCATGAACTCTGCAGCAACGATCATATCAGTTTCCCTTTCTCTGTTATCGTCGTCGAATACTAAAACGATTTCTCCGTTTTTTAATGCCTTCAGTGCTTCGTCTATCATTTGATCACAACTTTAAGTTTAAACGCTTATACAATCTAAATTTTAATCAAATTTCAGTTAGTTCTAATTTTAAGTCTTAATTTGAGTAATTTAAATTCTGATTGTGCGTTGTTTGATTTTTACCTATGATTAATTTTTTACTACCACGTCTTTATAGATCTATTCAAGGCCCTCAACTTTTATGGTTACAAAATCGCCGTCTTCAAGTTTTAAAGTGTTTCTAAGATTCTTTTCCGCTATAAATTCAAGAACATCGTTAGGATGTTTGGTTTTCATAGGAAAAACCAGGGCGCCTTCAATTTTATTGTTTAAATTGGCTTTTACAAATTTAACATCTCCAAATTTGCCCTGTCCATTGATGATACTGAATTTTTCCTGTGGAATCTGGTTTATTGTCCTGATGCCGTTGGAATCTACTCCAACGTTGAGGGTTCCTACAAAGGGTTTGAAATTGAGTTTTTTCTCGAACTCGTCCCTATAAATTGCCTGTGACATGAAATATGTACCTTTTCCCATTCCTGAAACTATAATTCCTTTAATCTCCATTTAAATCACTTTTTTGTTATGTTTATTGCCATGATACTGCCAGTTTTGTGTTCGGGTGCTTTTAAAACATGCCCGTAAATATACAGGGTTTACTACTGTTTTTAAGGAGATTTTATGGATAAAACTCACTTAATTTCCTATTATAATGCACCTATCATTTTTTCATAAAATATTTTTTTCATAAAATCTATAGGTGTGGTAAATCTGTAACTGGGGATATATATCTTCCAACAATTAATCTTTTTGCACGGAACATAGAACCAAAAAAAAGCAATCTGATCCAAAACCATGGATACATCATTATTTTTCCAGTGTAAAAACCATTTTAACGGGACCATCCATATTTGGTCTTTTTCAGGAGATACAAAAAGAAAGGAGCACCTATAAGGGCGGTTAATACTCCTAGAGGGATTTCCATTGTTGTGACTGTTCTGGCCACATCATCTATTAAAAGCAGGAAGAAAGCCCCTAAAATAACGCTTGCAGGTAAAAGTACCTTATTATCCGGTCCAACAATCATTCTGGCAACATGGGGTATTACAAGACCAACCCAGG
Proteins encoded:
- the gatA gene encoding Asp-tRNA(Asn)/Glu-tRNA(Gln) amidotransferase subunit GatA; translated protein: MKVSDKSESIKNHEITALENIQNSLYKIEKDNSSINAFLEVKEGEAIELAEKIDSRIKNGEKVGKLAGLVIGVKSNINVEDFHINAASHTLENYLGSYDATVVKRIKEEDGIIVGMTNMDEFAAGSSTETSYFGHTENPAAPGRIPGGSSGGSAAAVAAGMCDLSIGSDTGGSIRNPASHCGVMGFKPTYGAVSRQGLLDLSMSFDQIGPFSQDASGIATMLDVIAGYDPTECTTIDWKVPSFVDAVGETQKSQTPLKGMKLGIVKQFLEVSDDKIVNIIEGSLDKMRDMGAEIVELSFDQIDLCLPTYYLINYVEFFSATRKYDGRKYGYRIEESCGEEVLRRIHMGSYISQKELSGKYYKKALQARSLIRKEMNKLLDGVDAIVGPTVPKLPHKIGTSLEPMEMYAYDVLTVIANLAGIPAASTPAGNVGGVPVGLQIQAKPLDDVKILEIMAAFEQGEL
- a CDS encoding AAA family ATPase — its product is MKKIGFLYVKGALPGFEDFGKLPTHLVKNNGLVNGNKAHKELDGLIIPGGSIIESQSVGEDLKREILKMESEGKFIFGMCSGFQLLANKTDIGRKSPCPIEKEGLKLLDVSFSPMIGTDRVEAGVVDGSFLTDGMIGQKVTGFHCHTYGKITGDAKPILRSMVKRTDYTDNQRKILSGVRNDEGNVVGVMVHGALDYNPALVQNILNFIDADEKDVSDIQSANKNLLNEIKGEIGIGTGISPDCNFQGPLKSVKAAESTGNIMNVDRISTLNGISTLDRTSTVDPNPETPKAIMMVATGSDSGKTFLTTGIVGVLRKRGYRICVLKVGPDIRDIVPSLYLSKEKMETFSSIKIGGLGWKNIEDILKDIKSQGYDLIIVEGVMSVFTGLLNEKTPFSSAEIAKASNMPVMLVSACNKGGIETAAVDIVGHVEMMDKIGLKIRGVILNKVYDEKIAESAASFIRKRTGLDFVGAVPKVKLTERGNVPEVEIKLEEFCFNAIKTVEKYLDVDEIVSMAEKPEFGGYSSYKTILDTFS
- the ribB gene encoding 3,4-dihydroxy-2-butanone-4-phosphate synthase: MIDEALKALKNGEIVLVFDDDNRERETDMIVAAEFMTPEHMSTIRNDAGGLVCTPLSAQNSDALGIPFMTDIMDIASKKYPALGELTPNDIPYDEKSAFSITVNHRSSFTGITDNDRAMTIKELALLCKNGKQAEFGKYFRAPGHVTLLRAAEGHVLNRRGHTEMCIALTEMCGLTEVAVCCEMMDDVTGNSMQTKDTKKYAEEHGLAFLSGAEVVEAYHEFLDSK
- a CDS encoding DUF1624 domain-containing protein, whose amino-acid sequence is MNLEERFWEVDLLRGFAIVMMITYHMIYDLTYFGAYDFNIYSGFLWYFARITAFIFIFLVGVSLKLSYSRSEELHLYTRDRDLFVKYLKRGLKIFVLGLGITMVTWIFIRGDFIIFGVLHFIGIAIILEALLIKRGYTNLLVGVVLVAAGLYLQNFTFDFNWLLWLGFIPQNLQTVDYFPLLPWLGVVSLGLFSGGILYKNYKRRFKIPNLSRFYPTRLFCFLGRNSLLIYLVHQPILIIILYFLGVLKLGYLF
- a CDS encoding DUF120 domain-containing protein produces the protein MEIKGIIVSGMGKGTYFMSQAIYRDEFEKKLNFKPFVGTLNVGVDSNGIRTINQIPQEKFSIINGQGKFGDVKFVKANLNNKIEGALVFPMKTKHPNDVLEFIAEKNLRNTLKLEDGDFVTIKVEGLE